A portion of the Hydractinia symbiolongicarpus strain clone_291-10 chromosome 10, HSymV2.1, whole genome shotgun sequence genome contains these proteins:
- the LOC130612674 gene encoding glutamate--cysteine ligase regulatory subunit-like isoform X1 has translation MLFMQNAFRSAKAASQAQASQPAGTLLCRLLVPQRMTTVLQDDGRMAEIATVKPDIIVIDQNHPSNSENNFLLSKPTKVLIRTGNIANWNSLKSRKTQLPANELYHSLKATIENWNKDVSENELENKCYDEELFKSEEERPLVKITAKILLHKFDEVLLDEALNETLKTLNIKYFDQITLSVPPVDDLDKPFEEIIAPFWKKMERFHSTGLATHISSSDLDREKLQALIKVAKIKPEFNQVNLTSCCHMPEDLVAFAKEVNVVLHTHGDQPVLLPEQKLEELITSVAPDNNLNWETNWIVRYAVVVKCRGVIKSKGYIASIQSYSK, from the exons ATGTTGTTTATGCAGAATGCGTTTAGGTCAGCAAAAGCAGCAAGCCAAGCGCAAGCAAGCCAACCAGCAG GTACACTGTTATGTAGGTTGTTGGTACCACAAAGAATGACTACAGTCTTACAGGATGATGGAAG aaTGGCTGAAATAGCTACAGTGAAACCTGACATCATTGTGATTGACCAGAACCATCCATCAAACAgcgaaaataattttctgttatCCAAACCAACAAAGGTTCTTATTCGTACTGGCAACATTGCTAATTGGAACAGCCTAAAGTCCAGGAAAACACAGCTTCCTGCTAATGAG CTTTACCACAGTTTAAAGGCAACAATTGAAAACTGGAACAAAGATGTCTCTGAAAAT gaattagaaaataaatgttATGATGAAGAGCTGTTTAAAAGTGAAGAAGAAAGACCGCTAGTAAAAATAACAG CAAAAATTTTACTGCATAAGTTTGATGAAGTATTATTAGATGAAGCACTAAACGAAA cacTTAAGacattaaatattaaatattttgatcAAATCACTTTATCAGTACCACCTGTGGATGATCTGGACAAGCCATTTGAAGAAATAATAGCTCCGTTCTGGAAG AAAATGGAAAGATTTCATTCAACTGGCTTAGCAACTCATATTTCATCAAGTGATTTAGATCGTGAAAAATTGCAAGCACTAATAAAGGTTGCAAAG ATAAAACCTGAATTTAATCAAGTTAATTTAACATCTTGTTGCCATATGCCAGAG GATTTAGTTGCTTTTGCCAAAGAAGTGAATGTGGTACTTCACACGCATGGAGATCAACCAG tgtTACTGCCAGAACAAAAATTAGAGGAATTAATAACATCGGTTGCTCCAGATAATAATTTGAACTGGGAGACAAATTGGATAGTGCGATATGCGGTTGTTGTTAAATGTCGTGGTGTAATTAAAAGCAAAGG ttacATTGCTTCAATACAGTCCTATAGCAAATAG
- the LOC130612674 gene encoding glutamate--cysteine ligase regulatory subunit-like isoform X2, whose product MTTVLQDDGRMAEIATVKPDIIVIDQNHPSNSENNFLLSKPTKVLIRTGNIANWNSLKSRKTQLPANELYHSLKATIENWNKDVSENELENKCYDEELFKSEEERPLVKITAKILLHKFDEVLLDEALNETLKTLNIKYFDQITLSVPPVDDLDKPFEEIIAPFWKKMERFHSTGLATHISSSDLDREKLQALIKVAKIKPEFNQVNLTSCCHMPEDLVAFAKEVNVVLHTHGDQPVLLPEQKLEELITSVAPDNNLNWETNWIVRYAVVVKCRGVIKSKGYIASIQSYSK is encoded by the exons ATGACTACAGTCTTACAGGATGATGGAAG aaTGGCTGAAATAGCTACAGTGAAACCTGACATCATTGTGATTGACCAGAACCATCCATCAAACAgcgaaaataattttctgttatCCAAACCAACAAAGGTTCTTATTCGTACTGGCAACATTGCTAATTGGAACAGCCTAAAGTCCAGGAAAACACAGCTTCCTGCTAATGAG CTTTACCACAGTTTAAAGGCAACAATTGAAAACTGGAACAAAGATGTCTCTGAAAAT gaattagaaaataaatgttATGATGAAGAGCTGTTTAAAAGTGAAGAAGAAAGACCGCTAGTAAAAATAACAG CAAAAATTTTACTGCATAAGTTTGATGAAGTATTATTAGATGAAGCACTAAACGAAA cacTTAAGacattaaatattaaatattttgatcAAATCACTTTATCAGTACCACCTGTGGATGATCTGGACAAGCCATTTGAAGAAATAATAGCTCCGTTCTGGAAG AAAATGGAAAGATTTCATTCAACTGGCTTAGCAACTCATATTTCATCAAGTGATTTAGATCGTGAAAAATTGCAAGCACTAATAAAGGTTGCAAAG ATAAAACCTGAATTTAATCAAGTTAATTTAACATCTTGTTGCCATATGCCAGAG GATTTAGTTGCTTTTGCCAAAGAAGTGAATGTGGTACTTCACACGCATGGAGATCAACCAG tgtTACTGCCAGAACAAAAATTAGAGGAATTAATAACATCGGTTGCTCCAGATAATAATTTGAACTGGGAGACAAATTGGATAGTGCGATATGCGGTTGTTGTTAAATGTCGTGGTGTAATTAAAAGCAAAGG ttacATTGCTTCAATACAGTCCTATAGCAAATAG
- the LOC130612674 gene encoding glutamate--cysteine ligase regulatory subunit-like isoform X3, protein MAEIATVKPDIIVIDQNHPSNSENNFLLSKPTKVLIRTGNIANWNSLKSRKTQLPANELYHSLKATIENWNKDVSENELENKCYDEELFKSEEERPLVKITAKILLHKFDEVLLDEALNETLKTLNIKYFDQITLSVPPVDDLDKPFEEIIAPFWKKMERFHSTGLATHISSSDLDREKLQALIKVAKIKPEFNQVNLTSCCHMPEDLVAFAKEVNVVLHTHGDQPVLLPEQKLEELITSVAPDNNLNWETNWIVRYAVVVKCRGVIKSKGYIASIQSYSK, encoded by the exons aTGGCTGAAATAGCTACAGTGAAACCTGACATCATTGTGATTGACCAGAACCATCCATCAAACAgcgaaaataattttctgttatCCAAACCAACAAAGGTTCTTATTCGTACTGGCAACATTGCTAATTGGAACAGCCTAAAGTCCAGGAAAACACAGCTTCCTGCTAATGAG CTTTACCACAGTTTAAAGGCAACAATTGAAAACTGGAACAAAGATGTCTCTGAAAAT gaattagaaaataaatgttATGATGAAGAGCTGTTTAAAAGTGAAGAAGAAAGACCGCTAGTAAAAATAACAG CAAAAATTTTACTGCATAAGTTTGATGAAGTATTATTAGATGAAGCACTAAACGAAA cacTTAAGacattaaatattaaatattttgatcAAATCACTTTATCAGTACCACCTGTGGATGATCTGGACAAGCCATTTGAAGAAATAATAGCTCCGTTCTGGAAG AAAATGGAAAGATTTCATTCAACTGGCTTAGCAACTCATATTTCATCAAGTGATTTAGATCGTGAAAAATTGCAAGCACTAATAAAGGTTGCAAAG ATAAAACCTGAATTTAATCAAGTTAATTTAACATCTTGTTGCCATATGCCAGAG GATTTAGTTGCTTTTGCCAAAGAAGTGAATGTGGTACTTCACACGCATGGAGATCAACCAG tgtTACTGCCAGAACAAAAATTAGAGGAATTAATAACATCGGTTGCTCCAGATAATAATTTGAACTGGGAGACAAATTGGATAGTGCGATATGCGGTTGTTGTTAAATGTCGTGGTGTAATTAAAAGCAAAGG ttacATTGCTTCAATACAGTCCTATAGCAAATAG
- the LOC130612675 gene encoding uncharacterized protein LOC130612675 encodes MLHRAGRITASVSKSAFTCDLERTKTLVDTVMQYKDQVDVVATRYGKRMETRARDVYTKKLEQIHTNFQVKTTGLHINTDFPYLGASPDGIVQCDCHSLGLVEIKCPYKFKKSLKNWRQNKLCPINLTGEFKQNHAYYFQVQHQMLVTDTKYCDFFVFSQGKHAEDTFLLRVKRNDKFCQSLLLKLSETFQKVILPELVTRKSDPNLQNEEKLYCLCLRPSFLPMIRCDYFGTCDIEWYHYSCVNITRAPNKWLCPNCFKKI; translated from the coding sequence ATGTTGCATAGGGCTGGGCGTATAACAGCATCAGTTTCAAAATCTGCCTTCACATGTGATTTAGAACGGACAAAAACATTAGTGGACACAGTCATGCAATACAAGGATCAAGTCGATGTTGTTGCTACAAGATACGGAAAGAGAATGGAAACAAGAGCTCGGGAtgtttatacaaagaaattggAGCAAATACACACTAACTTTCAAGTCAAAACAACTGGTTTACACATTAATACAGATTTTCCATATCTTGGTGCCAGCCCTGATGGCATAGTTCAATGTGACTGCCACAGTTTGGGCTTGGTAGAAATCAAATGTCCttataaattcaaaaaaagcCTTAAAAATTGGAGACAGAATAAGCTCTGTCCAATTAATTTAACTGGagaatttaaacaaaatcaCGCCTACTACTTCCAAGTGCAACATCAAATGCTTGTAACTGATACAAAATATTGTGACTTTTTCGTTTTTTCACAAGGCAAACATGCAGAGGATACATTTTTGCTAAGAGTTAAAAGAAATGATAAGTTTTGCCAATCACTATTACtgaagctttcagaaacttttcAGAAGGTAATACTACCAGAGCTTGTAACTAGAAAGAGTGATCCTAATTTACAAAACGAAGAAAAACTTTATTGTTTATGTCTTAGACCATCATTTCTCCCAATGATTAGATGTGATTACTTTGGCACTTGTGACATTGAATGGTATCACTATTCATGCGTAAACATTACTAGAGCTCCTAATAAGTGGTTATGTCCAAATTGtttcaaaaagatttaa